ATTTTTAAATTCCTTTCCCTTTTTTGATCCAACCTGATATAATTTCATTGTGGCAGCTCCTTTCGTTTTTGTTTTTCCCAAACAATAGTTTATCAAACTACCGTCTGGACTGCCACCTTCAATTTCTACGAAATTCGGGACTTACTCCAGCATACCCCCAATTTGGCAACTACGACATCCAGACTTACCCCGTTAATAGCACAAGTGTATGTGTATTTAGCAATGCTAACCAAATACTGTTTGCGGAAATAACCTATGGTATCTCCAATGTTCTGGATTTTCAAGGATTTCTTATTAGAAACCCTGAACAACTCCAAAAATGTATATGTCATAAATACCAAACTCCAGAATCGCTTAATTGATGTTAAGGACTCTACCTGATATTCATCAAAGCCTAAAGAATTTTTATGATATCGGTAGCTGGCCTCAATATAGTATGTACTGATTCATATCATCAGGTAGAGGATAGCCGTCTATATAATTATAGCCAGACCCTTCTAGGATGTACACTCTACTTTCAAACAATACCAGATTGTCAAGTTTGTATGCCATTTTGTCTTTGCTGTATGCGAACAATTCCAGCTCATTATAGCCAAAAATGGGGTGCCAGGCTGTGCCGCCTCGTCTAGCTCTATATACTTTTGCGGAATTTCAGCTCGTTTCATGCCATGTCTGGAATCAAGGGTTTGACTCAATTCCTCGAAAACTTTAGGACCTACCTTGATGTCCTTTTCAATATTGACATATGGCCTATTGCGGCACTTGCTCCTTCCTTTTTCATTTGCATAAATACTATATTCGCAGGTGAGGTTTTGTGTATCATAATTGGAAATGGGAGCATAATAGGATTTGATTTAATATAGTTTGGATTCAGGGCAAAAGACTTCACCGCCTGAGGTTCCTCGAATATCAAAAAACTCAAAGCCGTTTTCATTAATAAGAGAGTATATCGTTGATATGTCAAGATTATCACTCGTGCTACTTGTCAGTAAAAATGTCATCACTTCGTTAAAGGCACGGCTGTCCGCCGGATTGTACTTGATATTTGCAATTGGTTCACTGTGCTTATTGTCAGTGAAGCTTAGGAAAAATGGTTCCTCTGAGAATCCCTCACGAAACTGGATGTATTTCGTACCGTCCATTTCAAACCAGTTTGTAGTTGATTCGTGTTCTCCCATCGGCCAATAAAGAACCTTTCCTGATTTATCATATATGATTTTATCTGCAGTTTTGCTGTTAGCATATGTTTTTTAGAAGTTGTGCCTCTTCGCTTCTAAATTCCCATACAATTACAAAATAGCACTTAGTATCATGAAAAATAAAGCAGCGAAAAAAATAATCACCATTAACATCAAAAAGAATATCGCACATGTAACACCTAAGCCTTGACCATAATGCCAACGTCTGTTTGTCATAACATTCTTTTGGTATATTCTTAATTTTATCTAAGCATATTTCCAATAAGAAAAGCCAATCCGAGATATGTAATATATACAGCTAAAGTAATTCCAGCAACTGACAGGATTTTTAAAGCCGCGTTCATTTTGCTTCTGAAGATTTTATAATTTATCATCATGCCAGCAAATCCTACCATTGCACCAATAGCACCACCTAAGAAAACAATAAGCATAGGTATGCCGCCAATTATATAATGATATGTCTGTAACTTTGGTGCGATAAGAATCTCTTTACCATCAACTATAACACTAGGTATATAATCAAAAAATTTCACTTTGATAAATATCTTTTTCATTTCACCATTCTTCATATTAACCAAATATGGTTTTCCCGGATCAGCTGATTTTTTTATTTCCTTGCCATCAACATAAAGCTTTATCCCTTGAATAAATGATGCTAGCTGTAATTCAATCTTTGGACTATTCTCATCATCCATTATAATCACTTTCCTCATTATTGTCCTCCTTAGTTAATCAAGTGTTTTTATAAAAGAATTATAGGGTCTCTGAGGCATTGTGTGGCGGCTTGATTCCAAATTTCCATTATCCTGGAAAGGTTCTTTATGCGACCTGTAATTCTTGTTTGCGTTATTTTCTAAAGTAGACCACCATACACAAAATCACCTGTCATAATCTATATCAAACATAACATAGTTATCAATTTTGTTTTGATAGGATAAGTATGCGTTAACCCAGTATTTATCGCTTTTTTTATAAATCATACAGCCATATGAAGTTAAATTATCTTTTGCTCCTGATGTAGTGAGCTGTTTCCCTTGTTCTATTCTAAAGAGATTATAAACAATTTGGGAATTTAGCCCTAAACCATATATGAAAACTTTAGGGCCATCATCAATGAAGCTTTTTATCTTATCCTTATTGCCTTCTGCAAAATCATATGTAGCCCAAAGGGATTTGTTAGGTTTATTTTTTAATTCATTAAGATTTATGTGTTCTATATTGACTCCTTTGCTACCAACATCAAATGAAACTGGAATATCTTCATTAAACACAGTTATTGTTTGGATGCTTATTTTTTCCGGAGTACATGAAGTTACTAAAACTATAAGTAATATTGTCGCAAATAAAATATTTAACTTTTTTATATACATTTTTGAATGCTCCTTAAAAACTTAATCAATTTCAGGAGTTTACCATGAGCTCATAAACTCTAAAGTCCCGTGTAATAAAATTATAAATTTAAGTTCAAAAAATAGAGTTTTTTTGCGTTTACCCATATTATTGATATGATTCATAATTCTTTCAACATCTGAAATAGTATTTATCCCTTTTATTTCTTTGATTTGCTTCAAGCCAATTGTAGAATTCATTAAACCTCCATAAAATTAATCTTTCGTTTTATTTGCTCTCTCAGCAAAGTTTTAATTTCCTGAACAAAATTATCTACAATCAATTGTATCACTTTTTTACTTGGTATGCTATAAATGGATAATGATGCTGAAGGATCATTATAAATCTTTTGAACTGATTTTTATGTATATTTTTTATGGTGAAGAATATTTAAAAATCCAGATTCTAATGTTATAATAAATAATATGAATGCAATTCTATCAAATCAAACACAGTTTTTCAATGTCTAAGAAATTATGTTGCATTCTACACTATAATTTCTCATGATAACGATCAAGGTTGACAAAATCACTTCATGGCTTTGTTCTTTCAAAACGAGTGTTTTATTATTTGCGAAGGATTCCATTGGAAAATTATATTGTCTTTTGTTGCTTGAAATGAAGATATTAGATCATCTATAATGCACTTCGGCGTAACTGTTAAGTAAGTTATCATTACCAGGAAGATGTATGATTTTATATGAAGGGAAATACGACTAAATGAAAGTTCAAAATCTTGCGTTCAAAACCAGTATTAAAATAATTGAGACTAGAGCAATAGCATTTTTTATTGACTTTTTGATTTTAATTATTTCAACGTTTATAATATCTGCATTTATTGAGGGAATATGGCTGTTTACTCCTGTTTTAATTAGCGTTTATTATACTATGACTGAGTCTATTTTTGGATGTACTATCGGTAAATATTTTTTAAATCTCCGGATTGTTGACAAAAATTGCAATAAACCGAAGTTTTATAAGGTTTTATTAAGATCATTATTTTATTTGATAGAATTTAACCCTATAACTTTTTTAGTCACCTACATGATTTTAAAAAGGTCAAAGTTTAAACAAAGGCTTGGGGATAAGGTATCGGGTATCTTTGTCGTGTACAAAAAGGACTTGATTGAATATATGGATAATGAATTGGAAAATTCTATGGAATTTGAGGATTTTATTAAATATCATCGTGATTCTTCAGTCGAATTGGTAAAACATTATTCAGGTTCCTATAAAATTGCTCCCGACAAACAGTATATTGAAATAGATAACATTAGGAAAAAGCTAATTGGTATAGATAATATGACATATGATGAGTTGATAAATCAGGTAAACCAAGGTGCCAGATTCAGATATTTTTATATATGTGTGTCTGCTTTGATGATTTCCAATAGAAGTACCAGTGATATTTATTTTATTCCTGCAGATGAAAGCCAGTTTAAATACCATCTGAAATATACAATTATAACGATGCTTTTTGGATGGTGGTGAATTCCATGGGGTATTATTTGGACAATAAGCAGTATATCCAACAATTTAAATGGTGGAGAAGATATCACTGATGAGGTTTTAAATATCATTTACTCCGAAATAAAATGGAAAGAAGAAAAGCAAAGTGCCTTATCGTATCAAGAAATTGGAAAAACCACGGCTGATGAATTAAAGACTAAATTTGAAGGTATGTCTGATTATGAATTTAAAACCAAGTATGTTTACAACATGTCTAAGTTTAGTGGTGAAATATTAGGATTGATTAAGAGTGAGGATGAATATAGAAAAAGCAAAAACCATAATTATGAAAACTATACCCCTCAAAACCTGGAAGTTGGTGCCTTTAAAGAACGTCCAGTCCCAAATTATGGTACTTCACATAATAGAAATAGAAAGCCATACGCTGCAATACTGACGTTGATTTTTATACTTATTATTGTAGTAATAGCTGTTGTTCCTTCGTCCAAAGATTATGAGAAGCTTGCCAATGCTGAGTTTGAAGCAAAAAACTATTCAAAAGCTGCAGAGTATGTTGAATTATACTTGAAGGATCATCCTGATGATGTAAACGCATTTTTGTTTAAAATTGACTCATTATACTTATTGGGAAAGTATGTAGAAGTTATAGCTGAATGCAACAAACTGGAAACAATATCTCCAGGAAATAAAGAAAACTATCTTTATATGGGTCTATGCAATTATAATATGGCAAAATTCAATGAGTCGATTAAGTGGCTTGATAAATCTATAGGGATTGACCGGAAGTATAGCAGTGCATATGAATGGAAAGCAAGTGCTTATTATGAACTTAAAGAGTATGATGAATCAATCAAGACTGTTGATGCGTTACTTGCTTTTGATATGTATAACAGCATTGGATTAAAGGTTAAGGGCGAATCGCTGATGGCTTTAGAAAAATATGATGAATCAATAAAAACTTTCGAAAAAGCAATAATTGTTAAATCAGATGATGTTGAACTGGAAATAGATAAAATGGAAGCTTTATATCGCCAGAAAAAATATACCGAATTGATTGAAACTTGTAAGAAAGTAAATAAAAAGTTTCCTAATAATGAAAATGCTATGTGGTATATGGGCGATTGTTATTCTGCGAAAGAAGATCATGCAAATGCCATTCTATGCTATGAAAACGCATTGAAGATCAATCCCAAAAATGACAATGTCTTAACATCTATAGCTTTAGAATACTATGATATGCAAGATTACATAAAGGCTTCCGAATATACAGACAAAGCACAGAATTCAAATGCTGATAACAGTACAGCTGTGCTACTTAAAAAGGAACTGGAAGAAGCCAAAAAGCCTGAAAACGTACGTATTGCCAATTTTGTTAAGGAAAATTATCTTTATTTGGATAAAACAAAAAATGCAGATAATATTATTGACGCTTTTGCCAGAAAAGATAAAGTTAATTTAGAGGATATTAATAAATTTATAAATTCAATTAGATACAAAGATGATAAATTTACTTATTTTATATCAGGTGAGGAATATGATAACCTGGAAGATTATAAAGAAAGTAATCATATTGCTGTTGAAACCATAAATGATAATACCAAGTATATAAAAATCTTGATGTTTACTCAAGGAACGGCATACGAATTCAAGGATGCATTGGATAAAATTAAAAATCCTGAAAAACAGAAACTTATTATCGATTTAAGGGACAATCCGGGAGGTTTGGCTTATCCAACGAATAATATATTAGATGCACTTCTTCCGGAATGTGTTACAAGTTATGTTGTTTACAGGGACGGATATATAAATACTTACAGCTCTGCTGCCTCCCAAGTTAAATTCAAACATATATACATATTTGTTAATCAGAACTCAGCCAGCAGTTCCGAACTTTTATCACTAGGACTTAAAAAGTATCTTGATAATGTTACAATAATCGGTACTCCAACAGTTGGTAAAGGTGTAGGACAAATAACATTTGAAGATAAAAAGAAAAAGTATGTAATATTTTTGGTAAACCACTATTGGAATGTAAAAGAAAAAAATATTATGGGAAGTAACATTAAGCTGGATATATTGGTTAAAGGTAAGTCTGATGCAGACTATTTTTCAAAGGTTAAATGATGAAGGGGTCTATTGTAAAACGGCTATGATCTATCAAATGGTATTGAGGGAGGTGTGAAAATATGATTATAATGGAAACGGATAGGCTTATTGTAAGGAGCTTTAAGGAAGAAGATTGGCAGGATTTATATGAATATTTATCTTTAAAAGAAGTTTTAAAATATGAGCCTGAACCTGAAAGTGATGAAGAGGATTGTAAAAATAAAGCCATTGATCGTTCAAAGGGTGATATATTTTGGGCTGTTGTTCTTAAGGAGAGCGACAAAATGATTGGACATGTGTATTTTAACCAGTCAGAGCCGAAGGAATTTATGTCCTGGGATCTGGGTTATATCTTTAATCCGAAATATTATGGCTGTGGTTATGCTACCGAAGCCTCCCGTAGGATACTATAGTATGGATTTGAACAACTGGGAGCTCATAGGATTGTTGCAATGTGTAATCCGGAAAACACTGCCTCGTGGAAATTATTAGAGCGGTTATCAATGAGGCGGGAAGGATACTTAAAAAAGAATGTCTTTTTTAAAAGATCGGATGATGGAAATCCAATTTGGATTGATACATATCAATACGCTATGTTAGCAGAAGAATGGAAAAATAAATAATTATATACTATAATAAACAATATAACTATAAATAATAGATGGATTTATAAAAAAATCAGCTCCAAATGCTTGAACTACGGAGTTGATTTTTTTATGTCTAGGAAATTATGGTGTTTTCAACACCGCAATTTCTCACGACAACCACCAAGGTTGACAAAATCGCAAGCGATTTTGTTCTGACAGGGTATGGTGTCGCATCAATTATTACTTACTTCTTCACCATAAAATCCGGCTTCTGAACGAAATATTTTTTCTCAGCCAGCCTTCTCTGTACAATATCCAATGCCTCTCCAAACCTCTGGAAATGTACAACTTCTCTTTCCCTTAAGAACCTTAGAGGGTCTATAACATCAGGTCATCACACATATTTATAAGATTTTCATAGGTAGCCCTAGCCTTTTGCTCTGCTGCCAGGTCTTCTACCAGATCAGCGATAGGATCTCCCTTTGACTGGATGTAAGCTGCCGTAAAGGGGTTGCCTGCGGCACTCATTGGATATATTGCGTAGTCGTGGTCAGCATAATAATCACCCAATTCTTCTTTCTCCATAACTTTTGCAGTACACCTTTAGTGAGCTGGTGAACGATTGTGTCGGCCATTTCAAGGTGTGCAAGCTCTTCGGTACCTATATCGTTATCAAAATGGTATATTATGAAATGCTTGATTTATAAGTCTGGACGGATTTAGAATTGACAGCCAGTTATCAATAATATAGTCAATCAGATGAATTTGTACTTTTGCTCCTACTAATAATACAATTTTATTATGAATTCTTAAAACATATTTTGAAATTATAAGAGGTTGACTTGCTGGTTGGATGCGATGATTTTAAATTTATCGAGGAATTCTTTATGGTCTTTAACACAAACTCTAAATACAAGATATTGAATAATAAGAAAAATAAGCTAAAGAGGGAAAGAATATGAATAGTAGTGCTATTCTAGTCACTATTGTAATATAGTCAGAGTTGTTATTCATAATGAGGAGGGTATCAGAAGTATCAGTGTCAGGGATAGACAGAAATTGCTTAATTACATCTAAATTGTTAATTCTATGATTTGGCAAATCAAAAGGAGTTTTATCTAAAATGATCAAAAGTACATTAATCTGTGTTTGTTAGAAACCGATATATTTGATAGAAACTTCTCCAATAAATATAATTTCATAGGAGGAACCAAATGTATAGGCATATAAAACATTTATTAGTATTGTTGATAAGTATATTGCTTTTATATTGGAGAGTAGCAGTAAATATGCCCCAAACTATTATATTGC
The sequence above is a segment of the Pseudobacteroides sp. genome. Coding sequences within it:
- a CDS encoding RDD family protein, which gives rise to MKVQNLAFKTSIKIIETRAIAFFIDFLILIISTFIISAFIEGIWLFTPVLISVYYTMTESIFGCTIGKYFLNLRIVDKNCNKPKFYKVLLRSLFYLIEFNPITFLVTYMILKRSKFKQRLGDKVSGIFVVYKKDLIEYMDNELENSMEFEDFIKYHRDSSVELVKHYSGSYKIAPDKQYIEIDNIRKKLIGIDNMTYDELINQVNQGARFRYFYICVSALMISNRSTSDIYFIPADESQFKYHLKYTIITMLFGWW
- a CDS encoding S41 family peptidase; the encoded protein is MSDYEFKTKYVYNMSKFSGEILGLIKSEDEYRKSKNHNYENYTPQNLEVGAFKERPVPNYGTSHNRNRKPYAAILTLIFILIIVVIAVVPSSKDYEKLANAEFEAKNYSKAAEYVELYLKDHPDDVNAFLFKIDSLYLLGKYVEVIAECNKLETISPGNKENYLYMGLCNYNMAKFNESIKWLDKSIGIDRKYSSAYEWKASAYYELKEYDESIKTVDALLAFDMYNSIGLKVKGESLMALEKYDESIKTFEKAIIVKSDDVELEIDKMEALYRQKKYTELIETCKKVNKKFPNNENAMWYMGDCYSAKEDHANAILCYENALKINPKNDNVLTSIALEYYDMQDYIKASEYTDKAQNSNADNSTAVLLKKELEEAKKPENVRIANFVKENYLYLDKTKNADNIIDAFARKDKVNLEDINKFINSIRYKDDKFTYFISGEEYDNLEDYKESNHIAVETINDNTKYIKILMFTQGTAYEFKDALDKIKNPEKQKLIIDLRDNPGGLAYPTNNILDALLPECVTSYVVYRDGYINTYSSAASQVKFKHIYIFVNQNSASSSELLSLGLKKYLDNVTIIGTPTVGKGVGQITFEDKKKKYVIFLVNHYWNVKEKNIMGSNIKLDILVKGKSDADYFSKVK
- a CDS encoding GNAT family N-acetyltransferase, giving the protein MIIMETDRLIVRSFKEEDWQDLYEYLSLKEVLKYEPEPESDEEDCKNKAIDRSKGDIFWAVVLKESDKMIGHVYFNQSEPKEFMSWDLGYIFNPKYYGCGYATEASRRIL